DNA sequence from the Ficedula albicollis isolate OC2 chromosome Z unlocalized genomic scaffold, FicAlb1.5 N00148, whole genome shotgun sequence genome:
ccccccccccccccccccccccccccccccccccccccccccccccccccccccccccccccccccccccccccccccccccccccccccccccccccccccccccccccccccccccccccccccccccccccccccccccccccccccccccccccccccccccccccccccccccccccccccccccccccccccccccccccccccccccccccccccccccccccccccccccccccccccccccccccccccccccccccccccccccccccccccccccccccccccccccccccccccccccccccccccccccccccccccccccccccccccccccccccccccccccccccccccccccccccccccccccccccccccccccccccccccccccccccccccccccccccccccccccccccccccccccccccccccccccccccccccccccccccccccccccccccccccccccccccccccccccccccccccccccccccccccccccccccccccccccccccccccccccccccccccccccccccccccccccccccccccccccccccccccccccccccccccccccccccccccccccccccccccccccccccccccccccccccccccccccccccccccccccccccccccccccccccccccccccccccccccccccccccccccccccccccccccccccccccccccccccccccccccccccccccccccccccccccccccccccccccccccccccccccccccccccccccccccccccccccccccccccccccccccccccccccccccccccccccccccccccccccccccccccccccccccccccccccccccccccccccccccccccccccccccccccccccccccccccccccccccccccccccccccccccccccccccccccccccccccccccccccccccccccccccccccccccccccccccccccccccccccccccccccccccccccccccccccccccccccccccccccccccccccccccccccccccccccccccccccccccccccccccccccccccccccccccccccccccccccccccccccccccccccccccccccccccccccccccccccccccccccccccccccccccccccccccccccccccccccccccccccccccccccccccccccccccccccccccccccccccccccccccccccccccccccccccccccccccccccccccccccccccccccccccccccccccccccccccccccccccccccccccccccccccccccccccccccccccccccccccccccccccccccccccccccccccccccccccccccccccccccccccccccccccccccccccccccccccccccccccccccccccccccccccccccccccccccccccccccccccccccccccccccccccccccccccccccccccccccccccccccccccccccccccccccccccccccccccccccccccccccccccccccccccccccccccccccccccccccccccccccccccccccccccccccccccccccccccccccccccccccccccccccccccccccccccccccccccccccccccccccccccccccccccccccccccccccccccccccccccccccccccccccccccccccccccccccccccccccccccccccccccccccccccccccccccccccccccccccccccccccccccccctggtaGGGAATATGGTACACCCACTCAATGCCATGTTCTCTAGCCCAGGTGATTATAAGGTTGTTCTTGGAATGAGTCCCGTTGTCTGACTCAATTCTCTCAGGGGTACCATGCCTCCAGAGCACTTGCTTTTCCAGGCCAAGGATGGTGTTCTGAGCAGTGGCgtgaggcacagggtgggtcTCCAACCATCCGGTGGTGGCTTCCACCATGGTCAGCACGTAGCGCTTGCCCTGGCGGGTCTGAGGCAGTGTGATGTAGTCAATCTGCCAGGCCTCTCCGTACTTATATTTGGACCACCGTCCCCCATACCAGAGGGGCTTCACCCGCTTGGCCTGCTTGATGGCAGCACACGTGTCACAGTCGTGGATTACCTGGGAAATACTGTCCATGGTTAGATCCACCCCTCGGTCTCGTGCCCACTTATAGgtggcatctctgccctggtgaCCTGAGGCATCGTGGGCCCATCGAGCCAGGAACAATAATCCTTATGTTCCCAATCTAAGTCTTTGACACCTCTATCTGTGCAGCCTGATCTACCTGCTCATTGTGCCAGTGCTCTTCATTAGCCTGACTCTTGGGAACATGGGCATCCACATGACGGACTTTCACAGGTAGCTTCTCCACCTGAGTGGCAATGTCTTTCCACTCATCAGCAGCCCAGATTGGTTTTCCTCTACATTGCCAGTCAGCCTTTTTCCACCTCTCCAGCCACCCCCACAGAGCATTGGCTACCATCCATGAATCAGTGTAAAGGTAGAGCTTTGgccatttctctctctcagcaaTGTCCAGGGCCAGCTGAACAGCTTTGAGCTCAGCAAGTTGACTTGATTCATCTTCTCCTTTGGTACCTTGTGCAACCTGTCATGTGGGATTTCATACAGCTGCTTTCCACTTCCGGATCATCCCAACGATGTGGGAGGAGCCGTCAGTGAAAAGAGTGTAGCATTCTTCGTCTGCTGGCAGTTGCTTATACGGTGGGGCTTCTTCAGCCCAGGTCAtttgctcttcctcctcttcgTCATCGAGACCAAAAACTTCACCTTCTGGGCAGTTTGTAATTatctccaaaatcccagggcgATTTGGGTTGCAAATACGAGCATGCTGCGTGATGAGGGCAATCCACTTGCTCCATGTGACATCAGTGGCTTGGTGGGTAGAGGGAACCTTTCCTTTAAAcatccaccccagcactggcagtcgGGGTGCCAGGAGAAGTTTGGCTTCTGTGCAAATCACCTCTGAGGCAGCTTGAACTCCTTCATAGGCAGCcaggatttctttctctgtggcaGTGTAATTGGCTTCAGACCCTCTGTAACCTCTGCTCCcgaatccccccccccccccccccccccccccccccccccccccccccccccccccccccccccccccccccccccccccccccccccccccccccccccccccccccccccccccccccccccccccccccccccccccccccccccccccccccccccccccccccccccccccccccccccccccccccccccccccccccccccccccccccccccccccccccccccccccccccccccccccccccccccccccccccccccccccccccccccccccctttcgGGTGACCAGGTAGAGAGGGCTCACAATCTGGCTGTACTCAGGGATGTGCATTCTCCAAAAGCCTATGGCACCTAGGAaagcttgtgtttccttcttaCTTGTTGGTGGAGACATTGCAGATCTTATTGGTGACCTCAGTGAGGATCTGGCGCCGTCTGTTGTAGCTGTTTCGGGGGGAATTCTTCCACCCCCGTCTGCTGCAAGGGTTCCAATAGATCCGGGACTTCAGCTAGACATTTCCTTCTTGCTTGTTGGAGGAGACATTGCAGATCTTATTGGTGACCTCAGTGAGGATCTGGCGCCGTCTGTTGTAGCTGTTTCGGGGGGAATTCTTCCACCCCCGTCTGCTGCAAGGGTTCCAATAGATCCGGGACTTCAGCTAGACACTAGTGGAGAGAAGGCTTGGGACACTGTTCACAGTCATTCCAGATGCATTTTATTGTCCGAATGGAGACTGATCACAAAATGCTACAGCATGGGCGATCTCCTGTTTGATCTGGGCGAAGTCTTTTTGTCAAGCAAAATATCTGGTTTGAAGAGATTTTTATGTGAATAcctaaccaattaccttaaaattctaggtAAGAAATTACACAATTACATTACTACTTTAAGAGCCAATGAAAAgagtttcgattcctgaaagtgatgcatgcaatGAGGAATTCAAGTTATCACTTCAAGGGATAAAATTCCAGGGGTCCCATTTGGGGAAAGCAACATCCTCTACAGTCTGTCTTGCTGCTTCACTCCCAGGAACTGGATCGCTGGCTGTACTCAGGGATGTACATTCTCCAAAAGCCTATGGCATCTAGGAAatcttgtgtttccttcttgcttgtTGGTGGAGACATTGCAGTGATCTTATTGATGACCTCAATGGGGTCCTGGCGCCATTTGTCTTGTCATTTCACTCCCAGGAACTGGATCTCTCAGGCAGGTCCTTtgactttgcttttcttgatgGCGAAACCGGCCGCCAGCAAAATCTGGAtatcttctctcctttttcaaATACCTCTACTGCCGTGTTTGTGAAGGCCCTCCTTGCTGATCTTCATTATCTAGGTGCCTTCTTTTAATCTtagattttctattttccacAGGGGCAACtactgctggctgtggctgcccctgtgatccagctggaatttggaCAGATATAACGTTATGGgtcccactgcagcaccatctgaCTCTCCCGCTTTAGGGCAGGGGGAAGGTTTCTCACCAGCTGGGGAAAAGTGCTCCTTCAATATCTGGCTCATGTCCCGCATCTCCCTCAGCAGAACCCCCACCCACTCTGGGTGGTTCCTTTTTGCagtgggctgtggggcaggatgAGGCTCTGGGGAAGCATCCCtggtccctggggcagggacaggctctgagGCAGTATCTCTAGTCTCTGGTGTCGCTGTCGGTGTGGTCTATTTGAGCCTGAGATCAGTCACTGTGCAATATTTGGTGGTCTTAGAGTTCATGTTTTTCCAGCCCGAACACTGGAGGAAAAGTTGGAAgctgttttctgaggtttccaaggttgtttattctttcttacCTAAGGAATTCTTTCTCTGACTAACAGAGGTCTGTCTAGCATGTCGTTCAGAGGCGCACTGCCTGCCCTCTGGGCAGGTCTTATCTTTTATTCTATAAATTACGTACATGATGTTTACAATTACCTTCCAATACACAACCCTTACATTGCACTGTCCAGCTTTCTCCCAAACTAATCCAGAAGTGCCATCCTGATCCAAAAGATGGATACCacgaagaagaagaaagaaagacatGCCACACCAAACTTCCTCCATCTTAGCTGTAAATGCCTTATTATAAACAATTCcataaattccattttctaCCTTCTAACAATCTAATTTATGCTCTACTTATGTTTTttgacttgtaattcttcctgtAATTATGATAATTTTTCCCAAGGACTGAGATCAAACCCACAGGGGTCTTGGGCACTGTGCCAAGGCCTCTGAGCCCCCTGCTGGAGTCTAGAGACgtccagggaagccaggggaatATCCATGATTCCCACATCTCCCCCTGATTTTTGCactaaaaatatctcttttgCAGCCTTGTTCATGGCCTGCTGTATGCACTGAATAATGCATGGCAGAATGGACAGAAGAATTACAAGTTCTACTAATATATAAAACCCTACTCTTAAAAGTTCCTTCCACAGTGgtgaaagatttaaaaaatcaaacacaccATCCAACCATGATTCAGTGACTTTTACAAGTTTTGCCACACCTTCTTGCAACTGCCTTATGTTTTCATTAATTGATTTTGAATGATCAGACAAGTTCATTCAGCATATCCCCTCAAATTCTTCACACCCATGTCCGTGAGTCAGCAATAGATAATCaattgctgctctgttttgaaGAGTGGCTCTTCTTACACTGTCAACATTGGTTAACATGTCACTTAGTGTAAGAGAAACAGCTTTAACATGTTTGCTCAGCCAACAACCCATATGATCCAATTGAGTCACGGCCTCCCCTGAGGCTGCCTGGGGTGAGAATATCACTACTGCGATTCTCTGAGCCTTGCTCCATGTATAAACCCTATCATCACAATGTGGATCATATTGTTTAATTGCTCTCTTCTCTCTATGTTTTAGCTTTCTCAAAATTTTCAAATCTGGTTAGACTGATCTCAGTACCAGGTAAGATAACGGAGCAGTTCATAATAAGTGCTATCACACAGCATttacaggatggccagggtaTCAGACTCAGTCTGCATGGGTTTACAAAGGGTAGGTCATGTCTGACCAACCTGGTCTCCTTCTATGTCCAGGTGACACgcctggtggatgcaggaaaggctgtggatgttgtctatttagacttcagcaaggcctttgatACTGTCTCTCACAGCATactcctggagaagctggcagtGCACGGCTTGGACAGCAGCACTCTTTGATGGAttaggaactggctggatggccgggcccagagagtggtggtgaatggtgctgcagGTACAGCCTGGGAGTGATGAATGTGCTCTAATGTGTGTGATGAAATATCTATGtgttctgctttccagcagtgTTTTCATACATGATAAGTATGAATACAGAGTTCCACTATTTGTCTCCCTCAGAAGTGATCCTTCCAATCTTTTGACCACATTAGCTACATATGCTGAATCTGTGATTAAACTGAGAGGCTGCTGAAACAATTCAAAAATTCTGACCATTGTTGCTAATTCCACAATCTGCAGTGAACCTTGCACTATTTTCACATCTGATTCCCATTCTCTTGTAGCTGAATTCTGCCATGTAATTATCAATTTGTGGGTCATTCCTGAACCATCAGTGAATACTGTGATTCCATCCAATGGTTCCTCACTTATTTTTGGTTTCTCCCTGAaacttaatttgcttttaacatCCTGCGGCTTGGATAATGAATTGTACAAACACCTGTATAATCTAAAAATGCAATTACTAAATCCTGTGATTTTTGATTTGCCCAATCAAAGTATTGCTTTTTCAGAGGTAGATATATTATTGAGAAATCTTTGCCTGCCATTGTCATCAACCTTGTTATCACCTTTATTATGACATGAGCTATCATTTCCAGGTTTGTAAGAATTGTCTTCGGGGACCTGTAAGATAGAAAGATCCACTCTATAATTAAAAGAGGGTCTCTTTGAGGCACGTCCCCATGAAAAATCAAGCTATATAGCTGTGTCTCTTCTCCTAACACTGCTACACAAAAAGGTAGTGAATCTACAAAACAATGTGCCCGTCTTTGTTGTAAAACTTCTGCAActctctccagagccttccaTGCTTCCAGTGTGAGAGTTCTGGGGGATTTGATATTACCGTCTCCTCTCAAAACATTAAACAGAGATGAGAGATCCTCATTTGTGATTCCTAAAATTGGCCTCATCCAGTTTATCTCTCCAAGAAGTTGTTGTAAATCTTGTAAATTGTTGATTGTCAAGTTGATTTCTATTTTCTGAGGCTTTACTGTCTGCTCTGTGATTTTCCATCTGATGTATTTCCAAGGTGCAATCTCTCAAATCTTTGAAGCGCTAATTTTCAGTCCAGCCTTCTGCACTTCTGCAATCACACAATCACTAGCTTCTTGTAGCTCCTGTTGTGTCAATGCCACAATGAGCAAATCATCCATGTAATGAATGATCCTCACTTCTGGATATTTCTTCCTCACTGGAGCCAAAGCTCATGCCACGTACCACTGACAAATTGCTGGCGAATTATTGAGGTCTTGTGGTAAAACCACCCAATGGTATCTTTCCAAAGGTTCTTCTCTGTTTAAACGTGGAACAGAGAATGCCATTCGACGAGGATCACCTGGATGAAGTGGTATTCTAAAGAAACAATCCTTGAGATCAATGATCACAAGCGGCCAATATCTCAGAATCATCATGAGAGAAGGAAGTCCTTGTTGAAGTGGTCCCATTTCCTCCATGATTTCATTCAGCTTGCTGAGATCATCAAGCAATCTCCATGAACcagaagttttctttcaaatgatAAACACTGGAAAATTCCAGGGACTATTTGTTGGCTTGATTTGTCCTTTTTGCAACTGTTCTTTGACTAAACTCTTCAAAGCcctcaatttcttcttttccgGGGACCGCTGATCCACCCAAAGAGGTTTATCAGTATTCCAGGTCAATTTTGGAGTGGTGAGTGCCACAGTGATCCCCactaaaaatccatttccagtCTCATGCCCCATTGTGCCAAAAGATCACTTCCCCATACTGTCACTGGCTTTTGCACAATGAAAGGATGAGTAACAGCTGCTTTCCCTCCTGGTCCTGAGACTACTATTGCATTTTCACTTTGCAGACATACGGAGCTTCCTCCTATGCCTGTAATTTGACCCAAAGGTACTACCAAAGTCCATTCTCTTGGCcagaaaatatatgaaatgaGTGTGACGTCTACTCCTGTATCAACCATCCTTTTGATAACTACTGTTTTGTTGCCATATGTCAACTGGCAAGTGATGATTGGTCGATCGCGACCTATGTGTTTCGCGACCATGTAGCATGAACTTCTACATGATCATTATAATAAGGATTATCTTGATCTCATACCATCATGACTTGTTCCAATGGATGAGGTGGCAAAGCAATTGCTTTTG
Encoded proteins:
- the LOC107604338 gene encoding uncharacterized protein K02A2.6-like, which produces MDSISQVIHDCDTCAAIKQAKRVKPLWYGGRWSKYKYGEAWQIDYITLPQTRQGKRYVLTMVEATTGWLETHPVPHATAQNTILGLEKQVLWRHGTPERIESDNGTHSKNNLIITWAREHGIEWVYHIPYHAPAAGKVERCNGLLKTTLKALGGGTFKNQEINLPKATWTGDKGVGGGWILGVFGSFAGYD